One stretch of Candidatus Bathyarchaeia archaeon DNA includes these proteins:
- a CDS encoding ferritin family protein translates to MLSKIPINLKRIGKDNLDREILRAGIIAELDAVNLYEQMADMAENENIKRVLLDIAKEEKTHVGEFQALLLVKDKEQEKELEKGKKEVEELSD, encoded by the coding sequence TTGTTGTCAAAAATTCCAATAAATCTTAAAAGAATCGGCAAGGATAACTTGGATAGGGAGATACTTAGAGCTGGAATTATCGCCGAATTGGACGCCGTAAATCTTTATGAGCAGATGGCAGATATGGCTGAAAACGAGAATATTAAGAGGGTTCTCTTAGATATAGCCAAAGAAGAGAAAACACACGTGGGCGAATTTCAAGCTCTTTTGTTGGTGAAAGATAAGGAACAGGAAAAAGAGTTAGAAAAAGGCAAAAAGGAAGTCGAAGAGCTAAGCGACTGA